Proteins co-encoded in one Quercus robur chromosome 8, dhQueRobu3.1, whole genome shotgun sequence genomic window:
- the LOC126697515 gene encoding 16 kDa phloem protein 1 isoform X1 — translation MAIGLMEVLLVNAKGLGDTDFFGGMDPYVLIQYKSQERKSSVAQGKGGSPVWNEKITFRVEYPGQGDQYKLILNIMDKDTFSADDFIGQATIYVKDLMAVGVENGTAELHPRKYSVVRKDQSYCGEIEVGVTFTQKVEEQYHGEELGGWKQSDDY, via the exons atggctaTTGGGCTAATGGAGGTGCTGCTTGTGAATGCTAAAGGCCTTGGAGACACTGATTTCTTTG GTGGTATGGATCCGTATGTTTTGATACAATACAAAAGTCAAGAGCGCAAGAGCAGCGTGGCCCAAG GTAAAGGTGGATCTCCAGTTTGGAATGAGAAAATTACATTCAGGGTAGAGTATCCAGGACAAGGAGACCAATACAAACTCATTTTAAACATCATGGATAAGGACACATTCTCCGCTGATGACTTCATTGGGCAAGCCAC CATCTATGTGAAGGATTTAATGGCAGTAGGAGTGGAGAATGGAACTGCAGAGTTACACCCTCGCAAATATAGTGTGGTTCGCAAAGACCAAAGTTATTGCGGAGAGATTGAAGTTGGTGTCACTTTCACCCAAAAG gTAGAAGAGCAATATCATGGAGAAGAGTTGGGAGGGTGGAAGCAAAGTGACGACTACTAG
- the LOC126697514 gene encoding serine/arginine-rich SC35-like splicing factor SCL30 has protein sequence MRRYSPPYYSPPRRGYGGRGRSPPRRGYGGGGGGGGGGGGYGRRKEQNGSLLVRNIPLDCRPEELRVPFERFGAVRDVYIPKDYYTGEPRGFAFVQFMDAYEASEAQYHMNGKIFAGREISVVVAAETRKRPEEMRQRTRVRGPSGYGGQRSSYYGRSRSRSLSRSRSPPRYPSGSRGRYRSRSYSPAPRRRGDYSVSPSRRHADHPRSPRGPPRERDADHRRSYSPGYANAADQNENGYREKPTYDAEEPRGHWRSSPVRASRSPSGSRSRSADASPRRSSR, from the exons ATGAGGAGGTACAGTCCACCATACTATAGTCCTCCAAGGAGAGGATATGGCGGCCGAGGGAGAAGCCCTCCTAGAAGGGGAtacggtggtggtggtggtggtggtggtggcggtggcggttATGGTAGACGCAAGGAACAGAATGGAAGCCTTTTGGTCCGCAATATTCCACTGGATTGCCG GCCAGAAGAACTTCGAGTTCCATTTGAGAGATTTGGAGCTGTCAGGGACGTGTATATTCCCAAGGACTATTACACAGG GGAACCTCGAGGATTTGCATTTGTGCAGTTTATGGATGCATATGAGGCCTCAGAGGCTCAATATCATATGAATGGAAAAATTTTTGCTGGGAGAGAGATATCTGTGGTTGTTGCTGCAGAGACAAGGAAAAGGCCAGAAGAGATGCGTCAAAGGACTAGAGTGAG AGGACCTTCGGGCTATGGGGGACAACGGTCATCTTATTATG GACGTTCTCGGTCTCGTTCATTATCCCGTTCACGCTCTCCCCCCCGCTATCCTTCTGGTTCTAGAGGCCGATACCGCTCTAG GTCCTACTCTCCTGCTCCTAGACGGAGGGGTGACTACTCAGTTTCCCCAAGTAGAAGGCATGCAGACCATCCGCGGTCACCAAGAGGTCCTCCAAGAGAGCGAGATGCTGATCATCGCAGGTCTTATTCTCCAGGTTATGCCAATGCTGctgatcaaaatgaaaatggataTCGCGA gAAACCAACCTATGATGCTGAGGAACCAAGAGGTCATTGGAGGTCATCGCCTGTTAGAGCTTCAAGATCACCCTCTGGTTCTAGGTCTAGGTCTGCCGATGCGTCACCCAGGCGCAGCAGCAGATAA